A stretch of the Meles meles chromosome 19, mMelMel3.1 paternal haplotype, whole genome shotgun sequence genome encodes the following:
- the SDR42E1 gene encoding short-chain dehydrogenase/reductase family 42E member 1, protein MDFQKSPKETVLITGGGGYFGFRLGCALSQKGFHVILFDISSPVHSIPEGIKFIHGDIRHLSAVEKAFEDADVTCVFHVASYGMSGREQLNRSLIEEVNVGGTDNVLQVCRRRGVPRFVYTSTFNVVFGGQVIRNGDESLPYLPLHLHPDHYSRTKSIAEKKVLEANGASLVRSDGVLRTCALRPAGIYGPGEQRHLPRIVSYIERGLFRFVYGDPGSLVEFVHVDNLVQAHILASEALKAGKGHIASGQPYFISDGRPVNNFEFFRPLVEGLGYTFPSVRLPLTLIYCFAFLTEVVHTILGQLYNFQPFLTRTEVYKTGVTHYFSLEKAKKELGYEAQPFDLQEVVEWFKARGHGRSPGNRDSECLLWDGLMVLLLALAVLTWLPTSVVLSL, encoded by the exons ATGGACTTCCAAAAATCCCCAAAGGAAACTGTCCTCATTACCGGAGGAGGTGGCTATTTTGGTTTCCG CCTGGGCTGTGCTCTCAGCCAGAAAGGATTCCATGTGATTCTGTTTGACATCAGCAGCCCCGTTCATTCCATTCCCGAAGGAATCAAGTTTATCCATGGTGACATTCGCCACCTCTCTGCCGTGGAGAAAGCCTTTGAGGATGCGGATGTCACGTGTGTGTTCCATGTTGCCTCTTACGGCATGTCCGGGCGGGAGCAGCTGAATCGGAGCCTGATTGAAGAAGTCAACGTGGGGGGCACCGACAACGTCCTCCAGGTCTGCAGGAGGAGAGGGGTACCAAGATTCGTTTACACCAGCACTTTCAATGTCGTCTTTGGAGGTCAAGTTATCAGAAATGGAGATGAGTCTCTGCCTTACCTACCTCTTCACCTCCATCCTGATCACTACTCTCGGACCAAATCTATTGCAGAGAAGAAGGTGCTGGAGGCCAATGGTGCCAGCCTGGTCAGAAGCGATGGTGTCTTACGAACCTGTGCTCTGCGGCCGGCTGGCATCTATGGGCCTGGAGAACAGAGGCACCTTCCCCGGATAGTGAGCTACATCGAGAGGGGTCTGTTCAGGTTTGTGTATGGGGATCCTGGGAGCCTGGTTGAGTTTGTCCATGTGGATAACTTGGTACAGGCTCACATTCTGGCCTCAGAGGCTCTGAAAGCTGGCAAGGGCCACATTGCCTCTGGGCAGCCCTACTTCATTTCAGATGGCAGGCCCGTGAACAACTTCGAGTTCTTCCGGCCTTTGGTTGAGGGCCTAGGCTACACATTCCCATCTGTCCGCCTGCCGCTGACCCTCATCTACTGCTTTGCGTTCCTGACAGAAGTGGTTCACACCATCTTAGGTCAACTCTACAACTTCCAGCCATTCCTCACCCGCACGGAAGTTTACAAAACTGGCGTCACACATTACTTCAGCCTGGAGAAGGCCAAGAAGGAGCTCGGTTACGAGGCTCAGCCATTTGACCTCCAGGAAGTAGTAGAGTGGTTTAAAGCCCGTGGTCATGGCAGAAGTCCTGGGAATCGTGACTCTGAATGTCTCCTCTGGGACGGGCTGATGGTCCTACTCTTGGCACTAGCAGTTCTCACATGGCTGCCTACCTCTGTGGTTCTGTCCCTGTGA